A region from the Medicago truncatula cultivar Jemalong A17 chromosome 6, MtrunA17r5.0-ANR, whole genome shotgun sequence genome encodes:
- the LOC25495945 gene encoding mRNA-decapping enzyme subunit 2, with product MSNHHRSPSSSYKTVLPPQELLDDLCSRFVLNVPKEDLQSFERILFLVEYAHWFYEDNSVENNPSLKSLSLKEFTSLMFNSCDVLKPYVAHIDDIFKDFTSYKVRVPVTGAIILDETFERCLLVKGWKGSSWSFPRGKKSKDEEDHACAVREVLEETGFDVSKFLNKDEYLEVIFGQQRVRLYIIAGVKDDTSFAPQTKKEISEIAWQRLDELQPSSDEVISRGITGLKLYMVSPFLASLKSWISTHQPHMAPRPDLPLKGICVWKAKHSSTGSSSTIMDSQPTKSEPDSQPIDVGPGRSLRNFRFSIAPILQAMEASFS from the exons ATGTCAAATCATCATCGTTCTCCAAGTTCTTCCTACAAAACCGTTCTTCCTCCACAAGAACTCCTCGATGATCTCTGCAG CCGGTTTGTGCTAAATGTGCCAAAGGAAGATCTTCAATCATTTGAAAGGATCTTATTTCTTGTGGAGTATGCACATTGGTTTTATGAAGATAATTCTGTAGAAAATAATCCATCTCTCAAGTCTTTAAGTCTGAAGGAGTTCACTTCTTTAA TGTTCAATAGCTGTGATGTTTTGAAGCCTTATGTGGCCCATatagatgatatttttaagGACTTCACTTCTTACAAGGTTCGAGTTCCTGTAACTGGGGCAATAATTCTCGATGAAACCTTTGAAAGG TGTTTGCTAGTTAAGGGATGGAAAGGTTCAAGTTGGAGCTTCCCTCGTGGCAAAAAGagcaaagatgaagaagatcaTGCATGTGCCGTTAGAGAA GTTTTGGAAGAAACTGGTTTTGatgtttcaaaatttcttaacaagGATGAATACCTTGAAGTTATTTTTGGACAACAGAGAGTACGACTTTACATTATTGCTGGTGTTAAAGATGATACATCATTTGCCCCACAAACCAAAAAGGAGATCAGT GAAATTGCATGGCAACGGCTCGATGAACTTCAACCTTCTAGTGATGAAGTGATATCTCGTGGGATCACTGGTCTTAAGCTGTATATGGTGTCCCCTTTTCTGGC ATCTTTGAAATCTTGGATTTCAACACACCAACCTCATATGGCTCCAAGACCTGATTTGCCACTTAAAG GAATTTGTGTGTGGAAAGCAAAGCACAGTTCTACTGGAAGCAGTTCCACAATTATGGACAGCCAACCAACAAAATCTGAACCAGATTCTCAGCCTATCGATGTGGGGCCTGGCCGGAGCTTAAGGAATTTCAGATTTAGCATTGCACCAATTTTACAAGCAATGGAAGCTTCCTTTTCTTGA